From Mya arenaria isolate MELC-2E11 chromosome 12, ASM2691426v1, the proteins below share one genomic window:
- the LOC128212129 gene encoding uncharacterized protein LOC128212129 encodes MAEDRTPRLTDSPRKTTYLDVTRKLSRTGDDSFDADEYANAYYNFQDRRGSSQSISRYNSCPQLAEADAEIAESYERTVDDIDTNKSAIDREMHCVVVQGPSPLFRRRSYLENGEVSETPTPPSTPKSRRSIISSRDSLLSSPDKTFVSSPLASPRLLLRKQLVQSALSRDSSIDSLNDKVTVDCSKKLPLSRDNLNKFDEIKANETETTCSGKDVIRKQGSVRIKRASGQPDGVESVNKCETWLQTLHIAQHDKVKSRSHIQLPPI; translated from the coding sequence ATGGCGGAAGACCGAACCCCAAGATTAACTGACTCCCCGAGAAAGACGACCTATTTGGATGTCACCAGAAAACTAAGTCGTACTGGAGACGATTCTTTCGATGCTGATGAATATGCAAATGCGTATTACAATTTTCAAGACAGACGAGGATCAAGCCAGTCAATATCGAGATACAATTCATGCCCGCAACTTGCGGAGGCTGATGCTGAAATTGCTGAGTCATACGAGCGAACGGTAGATGATATAGACACGAATAAAAGTGCTATTGACCGCGAAATGCATTGCGTTGTTGTTCAAGGACCATCCCCATTATTTCGCAGAAGAAGTTACCTTGAAAACGGTGAAGTGTCGGAAACGCCAACACCACCATCAACACCAAAAAGTAGACGCAGTATCATTTCATCACGTGATTCTTTATTATCGTCTCCAGACAAAACGTTCGTGTCGTCACCATTAGCCTCCCCACGCCTACTGCTTAGGAAACAGCTCGTCCAAAGTGCATTAAGCAGAGATTCGTCAATTGACAGTTTGAATGACAAGGTCACCGTTGATTGCTCTAAGAAATTACCACTCAGTAGggacaatttaaacaaattcgaCGAAATAAAAGCTAATGAGACTGAGACAACATGTTCTGGAAAGGACGTAATAAGAAAGCAAGGAAGCGTCCGTATTAAACGTGCGTCTGGGCAACCAGACGGTGTAGAAAGTGTGAATAAGTGTGAAACATGGCTCCAGACGCTTCACATTGCTCAGCACGATAAGGTCAAATCGAGAAGTCACATACAGCTGCCGCCTATTTGA